In Planctomycetota bacterium, the following are encoded in one genomic region:
- a CDS encoding BatA domain-containing protein — protein MLNFVNPLFAWLALAAAIPLIIHLLNRRRYQQVRWAAMDFLLKALHKNRRRLRMESLILLLLRMLIVTVLAFVLAKPYLKGSVLFKEPDTHLVIAIDNSYSMGYRLGMSNAFEDAKKAAAGLMGQLKPEKGDKLSIITISGRPEILISESAYQMEQARSKLANLALSDYDTDISKMFALAREILNKSTSSRKIMYLVTDNQRVAWDKINTLKEKDILGSTPVNVIQVGPLNPGNTQISRVYTDKTIITARKPVTFYAEIKNYSNSDAPPGALQVSFSIQGQRYASSTAEIPGNNSVVVPFIHTFNEPGQYWVKIELGSDNLMLDDSRLYPVAVKDGINTVIINGEPGIEPSEDEILFLRYALAPSAQSAPYGTSGDVFSPYRIDTATATQFINTEDIKIGIYDLIIMANVEFLTRDKAEQLENFVRNGGGLMVFLGDRVNRAAYNELLYNNGAGLLPCPLGEVKGDPAHNEIARFGEIDLAHPALAFFSSIKERFNTLAVYQYYGLVEEGVTATVLARLNRPDKPTIIAEKTVGKGRVMVIGTSADNEWNLMPARPMYVMLVDQLAMYLASFRDRAVNRNLIVGEPIEISAESPSANYTLRLSKNDSISLAPSALSSTSSVIRYDTRDAGLYTLSGGSQGFFFAVNPNPVEGDLRKITLEELKAFIPSVEIFPAEGLDFRDNGVYPVGTIGLPLKDSSDLSTSQLWKYLLYILLVSVGLEMLLAWRFGRR, from the coding sequence ATGCTGAATTTTGTCAATCCGTTATTTGCCTGGCTGGCCCTGGCCGCGGCCATACCGCTGATTATCCACCTGCTGAACCGCCGGCGCTACCAGCAAGTCCGCTGGGCGGCCATGGATTTTCTCTTGAAGGCGCTGCATAAGAACCGGCGTCGGCTCCGGATGGAATCGCTCATCCTGCTGCTCCTGCGCATGCTGATTGTCACCGTTTTGGCCTTTGTCCTGGCTAAGCCGTATCTCAAAGGCAGCGTGCTCTTCAAGGAACCGGATACCCATCTGGTCATTGCCATAGATAATTCCTACAGTATGGGTTACCGGTTGGGCATGTCAAATGCATTTGAAGATGCCAAAAAGGCGGCGGCCGGGTTGATGGGGCAGCTCAAGCCCGAAAAAGGCGACAAGCTTTCCATTATCACCATCTCAGGCCGGCCGGAAATACTTATCAGCGAGTCAGCATACCAGATGGAACAGGCCAGGAGCAAACTGGCTAATCTGGCTCTCTCGGACTATGATACGGATATATCCAAGATGTTTGCCCTGGCCCGGGAGATATTGAACAAATCCACCTCATCCAGGAAGATTATGTATCTGGTAACCGATAACCAGCGGGTGGCCTGGGATAAAATAAATACCCTCAAAGAAAAGGATATTCTGGGCTCGACGCCCGTAAATGTTATTCAGGTCGGGCCGCTCAATCCCGGCAATACCCAGATTAGCCGCGTCTATACCGATAAGACTATTATTACCGCCCGGAAACCGGTTACCTTTTATGCTGAGATAAAGAATTATTCAAACTCTGATGCTCCGCCGGGTGCGCTTCAGGTTAGTTTCTCTATCCAGGGGCAGAGATATGCTTCGTCAACCGCGGAGATACCGGGAAATAATTCGGTGGTAGTTCCCTTTATCCATACATTTAACGAGCCGGGCCAGTATTGGGTAAAGATAGAGCTGGGCTCGGATAACCTGATGCTCGATGACAGCCGGTTGTATCCGGTGGCGGTCAAGGATGGCATAAATACCGTGATAATTAACGGAGAGCCAGGGATTGAGCCGTCCGAGGACGAGATTCTTTTCTTGCGTTATGCCTTAGCGCCGTCTGCCCAGTCAGCTCCTTACGGGACAAGCGGCGATGTCTTTTCCCCGTACCGGATTGATACGGCCACCGCTACCCAGTTTATAAATACTGAGGACATAAAAATCGGGATATATGACCTGATTATCATGGCAAACGTGGAATTCCTGACCCGGGATAAGGCGGAGCAGCTGGAGAATTTCGTCCGTAACGGCGGTGGGCTGATGGTGTTCTTGGGCGACCGGGTAAACCGGGCGGCCTATAATGAATTACTATATAATAATGGGGCCGGGTTGTTGCCTTGCCCGTTAGGCGAGGTCAAGGGCGACCCGGCGCACAATGAAATAGCCAGGTTCGGCGAGATTGATTTAGCCCACCCGGCCTTGGCGTTCTTCTCGTCCATCAAAGAGCGGTTTAATACGCTGGCGGTCTATCAGTATTACGGATTGGTGGAAGAGGGAGTAACGGCAACAGTTTTAGCGCGGCTCAACCGGCCTGATAAACCAACCATCATAGCCGAGAAAACCGTTGGCAAGGGCCGGGTGATGGTTATTGGCACCTCGGCTGATAACGAATGGAACCTGATGCCGGCCCGGCCGATGTATGTGATGCTGGTTGACCAACTGGCCATGTATTTGGCCTCGTTTCGCGACCGGGCGGTGAATCGCAACCTGATTGTCGGCGAGCCGATAGAGATTTCCGCGGAGTCGCCGTCAGCTAACTATACTCTGCGCCTGTCTAAAAATGATTCTATTTCACTGGCGCCGTCGGCGCTCAGTTCCACATCCTCGGTCATACGCTACGACACCCGGGATGCCGGTTTATACACCCTCTCGGGCGGCAGCCAGGGGTTTTTCTTTGCGGTCAATCCGAACCCGGTTGAGGGCGACCTGCGCAAGATAACACTGGAGGAACTGAAGGCATTTATTCCTTCGGTTGAGATATTCCCGGCCGAAGGGCTTGATTTCAGGGACAATGGAGTTTATCCCGTAGGGACAATCGGGCTGCCGCTGAAGGATTCTTCGGACTTATCCACCAGTCAATTGTGGAAGTATTTGCTCTACATCCTGCTGGTTTCGGTGGGTCTGGAGATGCTCCTGGCCTGGCGATTCGGCAGGAGATAA